The nucleotide window TATCACCTTAGCAAAGAGCGCAGCATCGATGCTTTTATCAAAAATTTTGCAAAGGCTTATTAGTTTAACGTCTAAATTTTCATCACTTGAGCTAAGAGTAAAGCTATTTTGTGCCTGCTCGTCAAATAGCCACATATAACTATCCTCATCACTTTTGGCTAAATTCGCATATCTATCAAGGCTCTTTCCGATATAAAAAAACAAGTATCCGTTTGGGAAAGCAAGACTTAGCATATCTTTTAGAAGCTGCTTTTGCTCATTTGTCTCTATCTCATCAAGTGATGGATAAAGCGATCTTAGGCTAAAAAATGGCAAAAACGGCCTTATGCTTTTTGAATGGTTCATCTTTTTTAAAAGATAAGTTTCAAACCATCTTCGCTCTTCATCACTTATAGTTATAAAAGCCCTTCCTTCAAGTAAAAATTTAAGCCTAGATGCGAGCAAAGGCGTCCATTCAACACGCCTTTCCTCCATCCAGCTCATCAAAGGGCCTTCGTCCCTAATAGCCTTTAATGTCCACTGAATAAAATCTTGCATTATTTATCTAGCTTATAAGCATCGTGAAGTACGCGAACCGCTAGCTCACCATATTTTTGATCAACGATCATTGAAATTTTTATCTCGCTTGTTGAGATCATTTGGATATTTATACCCTCTTTTGCAAGCGTTTCAAACGCTAAACATGCTACACCGCTATGGCTTTTCATGCCGACGCCAATAACTGAAACTTTCACGATCGCGTCATCAAATTCTATATGTTTTGCAGCTGAGAGCTTTTGCATAGTCTCTTTTGCTAGTTCAAGCTCATTTTGTGGCACTGTAAAGCCTAAATTTGTAGTGCCGTCATGTCCTACGTTTTGGATTATCATATCTACGTTTATGTTTTCATGAGCTAAAGCTGTAAAAATTTCTGCTGCGATGCCAGGCTTATCAACTACGCCTCTTAGAGTTACTCTTGCTTGATTTTTATCTAGTGCTATTCCGCTTACTAAAACTGCTTCCATATTGTCATCTTCCTTTGCTATTAATGTACCTTCGTTGTGATTAAAGCTACTTCTTGTAATGAGTTTTACATTTAGTTTTTTTGCTAGCTCGACTGAGCGATTTTGTAGTACCTTTGCGCCAGCAGAAGCGAGCTCTAGCATCTCATCATAGCTTATCTTCTCAAGTTTTTTTGCCTTTTTTTCTATCCTTGGATCTGTCGTATAAACGCCATCAACATCGGTAAAAATTTCGCATAGATCAGCATCAAGCGCCCCTGCTAATGCAACTGCACTAAGGTCACTACCGCCTCTACCAAGGGTTGTGATATTACCTTTTTCATCTATACCTTGAAAGCCAGCTACAACTACGATTTTGCCAGCTTTTAGCTCGGCTTTTAGCCTAGCAGTCTCTATCCTTTCGATCCTTGCTTTTGTGTGAATATCATCAGTAATTATGCCTGCCATCGCACCTGTCATACCCACACACACATAGCCTTTTGCATTAAGTGCGATCGTTAAAAGCGCGGTCGTTACTTGCTCTCCAGAGCTTAAAAGCATATCAGTGGCGACACCATCTGGATGTTTTGAAAAATACTCACTATATTCAACCAATTGATTTGTAACTCCGCTCATCGCAGAAACTACCACAACTACGTCTGCACCGCTATTTTTTGTCTCAATGACTCTATTTGCCACAGCTTCGATGCGTTCAAGTGTTCCTACGCTAGTTCCGCCAAATTTTTGAACGATCAACATCAAAAATATCCTTTCTCTTTAAAATAACTCAAAACCTTTTCATAAATAGGCTTTTTAAAGTGATTTATTCCCTCTAAACTTCTACCAAAATCTACAAATTTATATTCACTAAACTCGGGATGCTCTGTCTTTAAATTTATGCTGGCACCATTTTTAAGTCTAACCAAAAAATATTTTTGCGTCTGTCCATCAAATGGATAAAATTTCTTTGCCGCATTAGCTGGAAAGTCGTAGCTTAGCCACTGCGGATACTCATCTAAGATATCGATTTTATCAGTTCCGATCTCTTCTTTAAGCTCCCTTTTTAAAGCCTGCTTTGGACTCTCACCTTCGTCTATTCCGCCTTGAGGAAACTGCCAAATATCATCCATATCCACCCTTTTTGCGACTAAAATTTCACATTTAAATGGATACAAGCTAGACAAAATAACAGCTGCCACATTTGGTCTGTATTTTTTTTGCATGATTTTTCCAAAAATTTTATTTGGGATAATAACTAAAAAGAGTTAAGAGATAGATAAATAAGACTACTTTTTACGCCGTTTGTAGTAAATCACATAGCCACTAAAAAGTAGCACGCCAACTCCACAAGAAGCCATAAAAAAGATAAATTTTCCAGCCTCTTTGAATGTATATCCAGCGTGCAAATCAAGCATAAATTTATAAATTTCAAAAGATTTTGGCATGGTATTTTTTAAAATTTCTCCACTTGCCGTATCGACCGCAAGCCTAACGCCGTCACTCTCACTAGCTCCTTTTGGTAAGTAAAAGATCATAAATTTTACGCCGTCTTTATTGAGAATAAAATTTAAAGCATCAAACTCATTTCCAAATTTTAAAGTAAAAATTTCATAAGCTTTTTGAAGATTTTCTACCTTTTGCTCATCATTTAGGCTAAAACCATTTTTGCTAGTAAAATTTGGCTTTTTAAATACCTTTTGCTCGCCACAAATTTGATTTATGACCTTAGCAAAGCTCTCATAAGAAAAGTATAGACCGCTAACACAGATAATAAACAAAATGGCTCCTAAATAAAGCCCTAAAAATCCATGCAGCGAATATAAAAATGCAAATTTCTTTGCCTTTAGATTTAGCTTAAAGGCGCTAATAATTTTACTTCTAAATCTCCAAAAATGTATCAGCACCCCGGTTATTAAAATCACAAGTAGTGCAAGCGTTGAAATCGCCACTAGCTCACTTGCAAATTTAGATAAATTTTCATTTTTGAATAGAGCTAGTCCTAGATTTTTATGTAAATTTAAAGCTAGGCCTATAAATTTTTCCACACTATTTTCAGAGACTACCTCGCCCGTATATGGATCTATAAAGAACGACTTAAACTCGCCATTCTCGCTTGTGCCACTTACTACATAAGCCCTATTTATCTTACCTTTTATCTTTATATAACTAAGGTTAAAATTTGGCCAAGTCTTACTAAAGACCTTTAAAATTTCATCTATTTTTAAAGCACTTTTATTAGTTGCTATGTCTATCTCATCTTTGCTAAAAGCCTCAATTATCTCATCATGGTACGAAATAATCGCTCCACTAATTGAGATTATCAAAAGCGGCAAAGCAAATATAAGAGCTAAAATTAAGTGAAATTTTCGCCAAATTTTAAACATTTTAAAACTTTAGATTAAAGCCAAGTTCGATCTTTTGTCCATCAACTATCAAAACATCATATCTGCCTGATCTTGTCGTAAAAAACTCGTTAAAGAGATTATAAACGCTTAAGTTTAGGCTGAAATTTTTAGTTACATTGTAGTTTATGCCAAGATCTGCGATCACATAAGCTCTCATATCATCAGCATAGCTAAATGAGTTTTTAGTTCTACCATAATAATTTATCTGTGACCAGAAATTTAGCCATCTATTTAGCTCGTAGTTCGCTCCAAATTTAAATGTATGAAGCGGATAGTTGTTCAAGCTTTTACCAACTTCTGATCCATCTTTTTGTTTTGATTTTGTATAAACATAGCTTTGATTTAGTCTAAGAGCATTTGTCACCTGCCACTCATTTGTTAGCTCAACTCCGTAAATTTCAGCCTTACCGATATTTATACTCTCCCAAATACCATTTGGATAAATTTTGCCTTTATGCCTGCAAACACTGCCTCTTGAGCAGATAGGTCTGTAACTTAACATATCTTTAAAACTTGTGTAAAAGCCAGTTAAAGATGTTTCAAAACCTTCATTGTTATTATAAACGCCACCAAATTCATAACTTACGCTTGTCTCTGGCTTAAGGCTGCTTCTACCAAGCTGTGCTCCACGTCCTCCAGCAAATGGCAAAGCAAGATCTTGCGTGCGTTGCTTGATATCAGGTGTCGCATAACCTGTGCTAACTCCGCCTTTTAGAGCAAAAAAGTCATTTAAGTTATAGATACCATAAATTCTTGGTGAAACGTGCGAGCCATAGTTCTCATCGTAGTTATAGCGAATACCAGTACTTAAGATAAAATCTTTTGTAAGATGATAATCGTCTTCGCCGTAAAGTGAAACATCATATCTTTTTACATTTGCCGCATCTGCTGTGGTGGCCTTTTCGTCAAGCTTTTCTTTTTTAGCGTTTAGTCCTAATGTAAAGGCATTATTATCGGTAAAATATGAGCCTTTTGTATCAAAGTTTAGAGTCTTTAGCGTCAAATTTTGTTGTGCTATCTCTTTTATCTTGCCGTAAGATAAATAGCTTTGAAGCAAGATATTATCAAGCCTTGCTTCGTGGCTTAAATTTATCACATCACCTTTTATTCTCTCGCTAGCAACTGAGTTAGTGCCAGTTGATAGTGTTTTGCCTTTAGTTCTTTTATATTTTACATCGCTTCTTGCAAGCTCAAGCGTAAGATCATTATTTTCATTTGGCTTTAAAAAGAGCTTCGCGCCAAAATTTCTATCTTTTTGCTCTCTGTTTGCATAAGAAATTTTATCTTCTGATTTATTTAAATTTTTACCATAAACAGAAACACTTAAAACATCGTCAATTAGTCCAGAGTGCAAATAAAGGCTATTGTAAAGCTCACCACTTATATTTTTATTTCTTGCAAATTTGTAGCTTGAGCCAAGATTTGCACCAAATTCATTACTAAACTCATCTGTAATGATATTTATAACTCCGCCTAGTGCGTCACTTCCATAAAGCGAGCTCATAGGTCCACGTATCACTTCGATACGGCTTATCGCACTTGCTGGTGGGATGAAACTATATGAGCCTCCAACGCTTCTAAGCCCTTTATAGGCGTTATCGCCTGGTACTGGCATGCCATTTACTAAAATTTTAGTAAATCTTGGTGAGAATCCACGTATAGAAATTCCTCGTCTATTTGCCGCTTCGGGAGTAGTTCCAAAAAGACTTGGGATATCCTTTGTCATACTCTCGATATCTTTGTGATTTTTCTTTTCTAATGCCTCTTTAGTTATAACACTAAGCGTTGCTGGTGCGTCTTTGATATTTTGCTCAAATCCTGTCGCACTAACTACTTTAACTTCTGGCAGAACCTTATCTTCATTTGCAAAAAGCGGTAAATTTATAAAAATTGCCGCACAAATAGAAATTTTTAATGCACTTTTCACAAAAACTCCTTATAAAAATTTAATGCACATTTTACTAAAATTAAATAATCGTTATCAATATCATACGTAACGCTAAAGGGATTAAATTTAACGCTTGAGGGATAAAATGATAAATTTAGACAAAAAATATGGAACGAGCAAAATATCTCAAAAGGAAAAACAAGTAAGCGTGGAGTTTTTCAAGCAAAGCAGCGGTATTAGCTATCTAAAAAGTGAAATTTTATGTAATGGCAGGATAAAAATAGATCGTCAAAAGTCTAAAAAATACCTATTTTTAATGTTTAATGAGGCTAAAAACGATCTTTGCTTTAAGCTTGATAGAAAAGAGTATATTTTAAACAAAGATGAATTTTGCATTGGGCTTGTTAATGACGATTTTAAAGGCATCTTTGAGTATCAAAATAAATTTTATAAGACAAAAACACTACTTTTTGATGAAAGTTATGAGAATAAGCTTGAGATATTTGCTGGACTTAGATTTGATGATAAATTTGAGCTTTTGAAATATAAAAAAGATTTAGCTCAAATTTGCGTTTTAAATGAACTTGAGACGACAAATTTATATGAAGGCGCAATGAGGGAAATTTTTACCGAGTCAAAAATTTTAGAGCTTATTTATAAAAGCAAAATACAAAAAGAGAGCGAAATTTCACTTAATAGTGACGAAGAAAAGACTCTTTTAAAGGCTAAAACGATCTTGTTAAGTCGTATGCAAAATCCTCCAAGCATCAAAGAGCTAGCTCATCTTTGTGGCACAAATGACTTTTGGCTAAAGAAAAATTTTAAGCTATTTTTCAAAGATACGATCTATCAACTCTTAGCAAAAGAGCGTCTAAAACTTGCTTTTACTCTTTTAGAGCAAAATGATATAAGTATAAAAGAAGCTGCAAATATCGTAGGCTATACAAATGCTGCACATTTTGCAAAAATTTTTAAGATAAATTTTGGCTTTTTGCCAAGCAAACTCTTAAAGACTAAAAACTACTTTTAAACTGCTCTAAATGCCAAATTTCTTATAATCCCCAAAATTTAAAAAGAGAGAAATTTGCAAGTTTATATCCATGTGCCATTTTGCGAAAGCAAGTGTCCTTATTGTGCTTTTGGCTCAAGTGATGACGATTTTAATAAGACTAAAGCTTATTTTCAAGCGCTAGTTCTTGATCTAAATTTTCAGCTAAAAAGCCAAAATGTAAAAGAAATTTCAAGCGTATTTTTTGGTGGAGGCACACCAAGTGCTGTAAATGCTAAATTTTATGATGAAATTTTTGACGTTTTATTACCTCTTTGCACACCTTCA belongs to Campylobacter concisus and includes:
- a CDS encoding HobA family DNA replication regulator codes for the protein MQDFIQWTLKAIRDEGPLMSWMEERRVEWTPLLASRLKFLLEGRAFITISDEERRWFETYLLKKMNHSKSIRPFLPFFSLRSLYPSLDEIETNEQKQLLKDMLSLAFPNGYLFFYIGKSLDRYANLAKSDEDSYMWLFDEQAQNSFTLSSSDENLDVKLISLCKIFDKSIDAALFAKVIL
- a CDS encoding aspartate kinase; translated protein: MLIVQKFGGTSVGTLERIEAVANRVIETKNSGADVVVVVSAMSGVTNQLVEYSEYFSKHPDGVATDMLLSSGEQVTTALLTIALNAKGYVCVGMTGAMAGIITDDIHTKARIERIETARLKAELKAGKIVVVAGFQGIDEKGNITTLGRGGSDLSAVALAGALDADLCEIFTDVDGVYTTDPRIEKKAKKLEKISYDEMLELASAGAKVLQNRSVELAKKLNVKLITRSSFNHNEGTLIAKEDDNMEAVLVSGIALDKNQARVTLRGVVDKPGIAAEIFTALAHENINVDMIIQNVGHDGTTNLGFTVPQNELELAKETMQKLSAAKHIEFDDAIVKVSVIGVGMKSHSGVACLAFETLAKEGINIQMISTSEIKISMIVDQKYGELAVRVLHDAYKLDK
- a CDS encoding RNA pyrophosphohydrolase, which translates into the protein MQKKYRPNVAAVILSSLYPFKCEILVAKRVDMDDIWQFPQGGIDEGESPKQALKRELKEEIGTDKIDILDEYPQWLSYDFPANAAKKFYPFDGQTQKYFLVRLKNGASINLKTEHPEFSEYKFVDFGRSLEGINHFKKPIYEKVLSYFKEKGYF
- a CDS encoding PepSY-associated TM helix domain-containing protein → MFKIWRKFHLILALIFALPLLIISISGAIISYHDEIIEAFSKDEIDIATNKSALKIDEILKVFSKTWPNFNLSYIKIKGKINRAYVVSGTSENGEFKSFFIDPYTGEVVSENSVEKFIGLALNLHKNLGLALFKNENLSKFASELVAISTLALLVILITGVLIHFWRFRSKIISAFKLNLKAKKFAFLYSLHGFLGLYLGAILFIICVSGLYFSYESFAKVINQICGEQKVFKKPNFTSKNGFSLNDEQKVENLQKAYEIFTLKFGNEFDALNFILNKDGVKFMIFYLPKGASESDGVRLAVDTASGEILKNTMPKSFEIYKFMLDLHAGYTFKEAGKFIFFMASCGVGVLLFSGYVIYYKRRKK
- a CDS encoding TonB-dependent receptor domain-containing protein; protein product: MKSALKISICAAIFINLPLFANEDKVLPEVKVVSATGFEQNIKDAPATLSVITKEALEKKNHKDIESMTKDIPSLFGTTPEAANRRGISIRGFSPRFTKILVNGMPVPGDNAYKGLRSVGGSYSFIPPASAISRIEVIRGPMSSLYGSDALGGVINIITDEFSNEFGANLGSSYKFARNKNISGELYNSLYLHSGLIDDVLSVSVYGKNLNKSEDKISYANREQKDRNFGAKLFLKPNENNDLTLELARSDVKYKRTKGKTLSTGTNSVASERIKGDVINLSHEARLDNILLQSYLSYGKIKEIAQQNLTLKTLNFDTKGSYFTDNNAFTLGLNAKKEKLDEKATTADAANVKRYDVSLYGEDDYHLTKDFILSTGIRYNYDENYGSHVSPRIYGIYNLNDFFALKGGVSTGYATPDIKQRTQDLALPFAGGRGAQLGRSSLKPETSVSYEFGGVYNNNEGFETSLTGFYTSFKDMLSYRPICSRGSVCRHKGKIYPNGIWESINIGKAEIYGVELTNEWQVTNALRLNQSYVYTKSKQKDGSEVGKSLNNYPLHTFKFGANYELNRWLNFWSQINYYGRTKNSFSYADDMRAYVIADLGINYNVTKNFSLNLSVYNLFNEFFTTRSGRYDVLIVDGQKIELGFNLKF
- a CDS encoding AraC family transcriptional regulator, coding for MINLDKKYGTSKISQKEKQVSVEFFKQSSGISYLKSEILCNGRIKIDRQKSKKYLFLMFNEAKNDLCFKLDRKEYILNKDEFCIGLVNDDFKGIFEYQNKFYKTKTLLFDESYENKLEIFAGLRFDDKFELLKYKKDLAQICVLNELETTNLYEGAMREIFTESKILELIYKSKIQKESEISLNSDEEKTLLKAKTILLSRMQNPPSIKELAHLCGTNDFWLKKNFKLFFKDTIYQLLAKERLKLAFTLLEQNDISIKEAANIVGYTNAAHFAKIFKINFGFLPSKLLKTKNYF